In Tsuneonella dongtanensis, a single window of DNA contains:
- the coxB gene encoding cytochrome c oxidase subunit II: MILGKSTARILAPLWAALLVALAPQAALAQDAAPAVERAAATEAAPAAAETGAAAIGAVDDKADASTTDVAEGASAYKPLGPEWIKGQPTPGGLDVQKQYSPIGEQAVPFHNALVWIMAIISAFVLGLMLYTMIRFRRSANPVPSRTTHNTLIEVVWTLLPVLILVGIAIPSISLLSAQYQSAPKDAVTVKVTGYQWYWGYTYPDNGGFEVISNMLPEDEAERRGEPGQLAVDNRMVVPAGEWIRIQTTAADVIHAFAVPSLWFKLDAVPGRLNEKRLMIKEPGIYYGQCSELCGAKHGYMPIAVEALPRPQFEAWVRAQGGTVGKPEEAAAPAVAPLQQPETAAQQPAEGAEAPATEAAPAA; this comes from the coding sequence ATGATCCTCGGCAAATCGACCGCCCGAATCCTTGCCCCGCTGTGGGCCGCGCTGCTCGTGGCGCTCGCCCCGCAGGCCGCTCTGGCGCAGGACGCCGCACCGGCGGTCGAACGCGCCGCTGCGACCGAGGCCGCTCCGGCAGCCGCGGAAACCGGTGCCGCCGCGATCGGCGCGGTGGACGACAAGGCCGATGCCTCGACCACCGACGTCGCCGAAGGGGCCTCGGCCTACAAGCCGCTCGGTCCCGAGTGGATCAAGGGCCAGCCGACCCCCGGCGGCCTCGACGTGCAGAAGCAGTATTCGCCCATCGGCGAGCAGGCGGTGCCGTTCCACAACGCGCTCGTCTGGATCATGGCGATCATCAGTGCCTTCGTGCTGGGCCTGATGCTCTACACGATGATCCGCTTCCGCCGCTCGGCCAACCCGGTTCCTTCGCGCACCACCCACAACACGCTGATCGAGGTCGTTTGGACGCTGCTTCCGGTCCTTATCCTCGTCGGTATCGCGATCCCGTCGATCAGCCTGCTGTCGGCACAGTACCAGTCGGCGCCGAAGGATGCGGTGACGGTCAAGGTCACGGGCTACCAGTGGTACTGGGGCTACACCTATCCCGACAACGGCGGGTTCGAGGTCATCTCGAACATGCTGCCTGAAGACGAAGCGGAGCGGCGCGGCGAACCCGGCCAGCTCGCGGTCGACAACCGCATGGTCGTGCCGGCCGGCGAATGGATCCGCATCCAGACCACGGCCGCCGACGTCATCCATGCCTTCGCCGTGCCGAGCCTGTGGTTCAAGCTCGACGCCGTTCCCGGCCGCCTCAACGAGAAGCGGCTGATGATCAAGGAGCCGGGCATCTATTACGGCCAGTGCTCGGAACTGTGCGGCGCCAAGCACGGCTACATGCCGATCGCGGTCGAGGCGCTGCCGCGTCCGCAGTTCGAGGCATGGGTCCGCGCGCAGGGCGGCACCGTCGGCAAGCCCGAGGAAGCCGCCGCGCCCGCCGTCGCGCCGCTCCAGCAGCCCGAGACCGCCGCGCAGCAGCCTGCCGAAGGCGCCGAAGCTCCGGCGACCGAAGCCGCTCCCGCCGCCTGA